Proteins found in one Ctenopharyngodon idella isolate HZGC_01 chromosome 16, HZGC01, whole genome shotgun sequence genomic segment:
- the abhd16a gene encoding phosphatidylserine lipase ABHD16A: MAGWMWLRCLFGPNLQRIHRSPDQTRADGRTPRRGWNYQPRGLERHTDSILSWASVLWSLSYYSSPLLLCYLYRKGYICSSKLVPFSQYVGTALVCLLGVACLRGWGRWRNPEYLQFISILEETRKNHTPSNKKKLACFDFDFKHWPVDFSWKEVSSPKLSKGGVSLLRPEPKHRGAADGVLSSVRTLPCHILSYLIAHSFGRRMLYPGSVGLLQKAMRPMLQQGQARLVEEYDGQRNKLVACDGNEIDTMFVDRRRDGGPAGKTLVICCEGNAGFYEVGCMNTPLEGGYSVLGWNHPGFGGSTGVPFPQNEANAMDVVIQFAVHKLGFQLSDIIVYAWSIGGFTASWAVMSYPEIRALVLDASFDDLLPLALKVMPESWRPLVTHTVRQYMNLNNAEQLCKYQGPVLLIRRTKDEIITTTGPEDIMSNRGNDLLLKLLQYRYPKVMTDDAIRAVRQWLAAGTQIEGESVYTGYEVDDDWCLSVLQSYQTDRETLFPWSVGEDMTLEGRRQLALFLARKYMRNFDTTHCTPLPISEFRPPWRL, translated from the exons ATGGCCGGCTGGATGTGGCTCCGGTGCCTTTTCGGGCCCAATCTGCAGCGGATCCACCGCTCCCCGGACCAGACACGAGCTGACGGCAGGACGCCCCGCAGG GGGTGGAATTATCAGCCCAGGGGTTTGGAGAGGCACACAGACAGCATCCTCAGTTGG GCCTCAGTGCTGTGGTCTCTGTCGTACTACAGTTCTCCACTGCTCCTCTGCTATCTCTACAGGAAAG GGTACATCTGCAGCAGTAAACTGGTTCCTTTCAGTCAATATGTTGGCACAGCGCTGGTCTGTCTGCTGGGAGTGGCCTGTCTGAGAG GGTGGGGGCGCTGGAGAAACCCAGAGTACCTTCAGTTCATCTCCATACTGGAGGAGACCAGGAAGAACCACACGCCTAGCAACAAG AAAAAACTGGCGTGCTTTGACTTTGACTTCAAACACTGGCCTGTAGATTTCAGCTGGAAAGAAGTTAGTAGTCC GAAGTTGTCTAAAGGTGGTGTGTCCCTGCTACGGCCAGAGCCGAAACACAGAGGAGCAGCGGACGGTGTGCTGAGTTCAGTTCGCACACTGCCATGCCACATCTTAAG TTATCTGATAGCTCACTCTTTCGGTCGGAGGATGCTGTACCCGGGGTCAGTGGGTCTACTGCAGAAGGCCATGAGGCCCATGTTACAGCAGGGACAGGCCAGACTCGTAGAAGAG TATGATGGTCAGCGGAACAAACTGGTGGCTTGTGATGGGAATGAGATTGACACCATGTTTGTGGATCGGAGGAGAGATGGAGGACCAGCTGGAAAAACTCTG GTGATCTGCTGTGAGGGAAACGCAGGATTCTACGAGGTCGGCTGCATGAATACGCCACTGGAAG GTGGATACTCAGTGTTGGGCTGGAATCACCCAGGGTTTGGCGGCAGTACA GGAGTTCCATTTCCTCAAAACGAAGCCAACGCGATGGACGTCGTCATTCAGTTTGCCGTGCACAAACTGGGCTTCCAGTTGAGTGACATCATTGTGTACGCCTGGTCAATAGGGGGCTTCACAG CCAGTTGGGCTGTGATGTCATACCCAGAGATCCGAGCACTGGTTCTAGATGCCTCATTTGATGATCTTTTACCCCTTGCGCTGAAGGTCATGCCAGAGAGCTGGA GACCCTTGGTCACCCATACAGTGAGGCAGTACATGAACCTGAACAATGCTGAACAGCTTTGCAA GTACCAGGGTCCAGTGTTATTGATCAGAAGAACTAAAGATGAAATCATCACTACCAC GGGTCCAGAAGACATCATGTCCAACAGAGGGAATGACCTGTTACTCAAACTACTCCAGTACAG GTATCCTAAGGTCATGACAGATGATGCTATCAGAGCCGTCAGGCAGTGGCTCGCAGCAGGGACACAGATTGAAGGAG AGTCTGTGTACACCGGCTATGAGGTGGATGATGATTGGTGCTTGTCTGTGCTGCAGTCCtatcagacagacagagagacactGTTCCCCTGGAGCGTTG GTGAAGACATGACGCTCGAGGGCAGAAGACAGCTTGCTCTATTCTTG gcacGGAAGTATATGCGAAATTTTGATACTACACACTGCACTCCACTCCCCATTTCTGAGTTCAGGCCTCCCTGGAGACTCTAG